One genomic window of Bactrocera dorsalis isolate Fly_Bdor chromosome 4, ASM2337382v1, whole genome shotgun sequence includes the following:
- the LOC105226938 gene encoding PDZ domain-containing protein 8, with translation MDIPLSMLLLLSLVFTVIGGVLVLLLQYYLYLRFSVLPEESAEQKDINTKYSLPTTIQQTAHAINLSPPISSVPGHTHTVGAAEAAPLMSINFVMQFLFHELKNSSRVRKWFYRKLSLELDELLAKTTTGKLFDKLTIKELELGDQFPEIRTLRVHSIELNDTGDRIENLDILLEIHYTGNFRTSIDADMVLGKKGSLTLIVKQLSGLARLQFTREPYTHWSLSFLGDPELDLAIESKYQGRQMQSNITSLISNQIRKAVRRKHTLPNYKLRYKPFFHKTPEEDADGDIQPNGTLEVKVSEISRLMCPEVVTEVYCTLTLASLAFVEIRQKDNRNVIVLIDIEIHKAKNQQIGILFKQNTEQCVEIEAVLPNTPACKSDLRPGDMLIAIEGKRVQSIQQVAKIFKSLQTSAYRLRIERVIPGIIRNDAILEDLELYEDLGDAHTGYSVCKTPTETNELGSRQAYIRQSTGDKGSSSESSLVNTPTNSPKKSKLITKALKKTISRELNEHNKEKDEELKNLKGKQSLKTEDKTKGSPKVLIDTIGEVEHYYQHSTVDRSINRLIHMDDLSCFKLEAKSRYLNVGVYSKSAGDGVLLGFVNIPVGQILAECCETSLVQCWKKYELSPPIPQDLKTHKLSSQSGFIPDLCFGDVLLAFTWEGNPNLQPSEPPSKQASKSKSKNSYADEKVDNDSGVFDTNSLRTTPSSSSLTSTNQTISNQLRSHSFVRTHFQRATQCDFCGKKIWLKDAVQCSECAMCCHKKCITKCQNATVCGPVDCSNVLRQPSITSTTPEFTVTDADTCDASEGEEAMPSISGEETAEAVSIKTPPTPVLEVHRSSLTGLLAQGIKRVNSANNLAIPGIVSSLAGSGGGGSSANLATMAKSLPPSPQRSPSRKSSLVCSSFTTFDVVTKRLEAVPSEVTALSIEQISSISEPIIGILKDEDVMTLAKNASKNLYGELPAAERIEQINSLLSKLRLALDSETALYSSLASGDISKRDNIDVSSATLGKSEDRVQALSVIMLYLCTGLQHAQGFELR, from the exons atggATATACCATtatcgatgttgttgttgctcagccTTGTATTTACCGTCATAGGAGGTGTTTTAGTTCTTTTGTTGCAATATTACCTTTATTTACGATTTTCCGTGCTTCCTGAAGAGAGTGCGGAACAAAAGGATATCAACACGAAATACTCGCTGCCAACG ACAATTCAGCAAACTGCACATGCCATAAATCTATCGCCGCCTATATCGTCGGTGCCCGGACACACGCATACTGTAGGTGCTGCCGAAGCAGCACCATTAATGTCAATTAACTTTGTGATGCAATTTCTTTTCCATGAACTGAAAAACTCCAGTCGCGTGCGGAAATGGTTCTACCGCAAATTGTCGTTAGAACTTGATGAACTATTGGCCAAAACTACAACTGGCAAGTTGTTTGATAAGTTGACG ATAAAAGAACTGGAGCTTGGTGATCAATTTCCTGAAATTAGAACATTACGCGTGCACAGCATTGAACTGAACGATACCGGTGATCGCATTGAGAATCTCGATATATTACTTGAAATTCATTATACAGGAAATTTCCGAACATCCATCGATGCCGATATGGTACTAGGTAAAAAGGGATCTCTCACCTTAATCG TAAAACAATTGTCTGGCTTGGCGCGACTACAATTTACCCGTGAGCCATACACGCACTGGTCGCTGAGCTTCCTGGGGGATCCAGAACTTGATTTGGCGATCGAATCCAAATACCAGGGTCGTCAAATGCAATCGAACATCACTAGTCTGATTTCTAACCAAATACGGAAAGCAGTGCGACGCAAGCACACGCTTCCAAATTATAAACTAAGGTACAAGCCATTTTTCCACAAAACACCAGAGGAAGATGCTGACGGAGATATACAACCAAATGGTACCCTGGAGGTCAAAGTGTCCGAAATATCGCGACTAATGTGCCCGGAAGTTGTAACAGAGGTCTACTGTACACTGACTTTAGCCTCGCTTGCATTTGTCGAGATACGTCAGAAAGACAATCGCAATGTAATAGTTTTGATTGACATTGAAATACACAAGGCGAAGAATCAACAGATCGGCATACTATTTAAGCAAAATACTGAGCAATGCGTGGAAATTGAAGCAGTTTTGCCCAACACTCCCGCATGCAAATCCGACTTACGTCCAGGTGATATGTTAATTGCAATTGAAGGCAAACGAGTGCAGTCTATCCAACAAGTGGCGAAGATATTCAAAAGTTTGCAAACTTCAGCCTACCGCTTACGTATCGAGCGTGTTATTCCCGGTATTATAAGAAATGATGCAATTTTGGAGGATCTCGAATTATATGAAGATTTGGGCGATGCCCATACGGGCTATAGTGTGTGCAAGACTCCAACTGAGACCAATGAGTTAGGCAGTAGACAAGCATATATCCGTCAAAGTACAGGTGACAAAGGTTCTTCCAGCGAGTCTAGCCTTGTTAATACTCCAACTAATTcaccaaaaaaaagtaaacttaTAACGAAAGCATTGAAAAAGACCATCAGTCGTGAGCTCAATGAGCATAACAAGGAAAAAGATGAAGAACTTAAGAACTTGAAAGGCAAACAGTCATTAAAAACGGAGGATAAGACGAAGGGTTCGCCAAAGGTTCTGATTGACACCATAGGTGAAGTGGAGCATTATTATCAGCACTCAACCGTAGATCGCAGCATAAATCGTCTCATACATATGGATGATTTGAGCTGCTTCAAATTGGAAGCAAAGTCGCGTTATCTGAATGTGGGCGTGTATTCAAAAAGTGCTGGCGACGGCGTATTGTTAGGCTTTGTAAACATACCAGTGGGTCAGATTTTAGCTGAATGTTGCGAAACAAGTTTGGTGCAGTGCTGGAAGAAATATGAGCTAAGTCCACCAATCCCACAAGATTT GAAAACGCATAAGCTTTCCAGCCAATCTGGCTTTATACCCGATTTGTGTTTTGGAGATGTGCTTTTGGCTTTTACCTGGGAAGGTAACCCAAATCTGCAACCTAGCGAGCCACCAAGCAAACAAGCTTCTAAGTCCAAGAGCAA AAATAGCTACGCTGATGAAAAAGTTGATAACGATAGTGGTGTTTTTGACACAAATTCGTTGCGGACCACACCAAGTTCCAGTTCACTCACATCGACTAACCAAACGATTTCGAATCAGTTGCGTTCGCACAGCTTTGTGCGTACCCATTTTCAACGTGCAACCCAGTGCGATTTCTGTGGCAAAAAAATTTGGCTGAAAGATGCGGTCCAATGCAGTGAGTGCGCCATGTGTTGCCACAAGAAATGTATAACGAAATGCCAGAATGCGACAGTTTGTGGTCCTGTTGATTGCTCCAATGTGCTGCGGCAACCGTCCATCACTAGCACAACTCCAGAGTTCACTGTTACTGATGCAGACACTTGCGATGCTTCGGAAGGTGAAGAGGCCATGCCATCAATATCAGGCGAAGAGACGGCAGAAGCAGTTTCCATTAAAACGCCACCAACGCCAGTGCTCGAGGTTCATCGTTCAAGTCTGACAGGTCTATTAGCACAAGGAATAAAGCGTGTTAATTCGGCGAATAATCTCGCTATACCTGGCATTGTGTCTTCATTGGCTGGTAGCGGTGGTGGTGGATCAAGTGCTAATTTAGCCACAATGGCGAAGAGCTTGCCGCCCAGTCCACAAAGATCGCCATCACG CAAATCCTCGCTGGTTTGTAGTTCTTTTACTACTTTCGATGTAGTTACAAAACGTTTGGAAGCTGTACCATCCGAAGTGACAGCTTTGAGCATCGAACAGATTAGCTCAATTAGTGAGCCAATAATCGGCATCCTTAAAGATGAAGACGTCATGACTTTAGCTAAAAATGCCAGCAAGAATCTTTACGGCGAATTGCCAGCTGCTGAACGCATTGAACAAATCAATTCACTG CTTAGCAAACTACGATTGGCTTTAGACAGCGAAACGGCTCTTTATTCTAGCTTGGCATCTGGCGACATATCGAAGAGGGATAACATTGACGTGAGTAGTGCAACACTGGGAAAGTCGGAGGACCGTGTCCAAGCGCTCAGTGTAATTATGTTATATCTGTGTACTGGACTTCAACATGCCCAGGGTTTCGAACTACGTTGA